A genomic stretch from Penicillium digitatum chromosome 4, complete sequence includes:
- a CDS encoding Pterin-4-alpha-carbinolamine dehydratase family protein: MASSAFQFAEGEDAQQLARDADALLQQGWAQDGDGMGVTKTFHFKSYFKAVAFVNMIAAESASKKHHPTMTVRIGSVDVHWTTHRPRGFTQKDVAMAQHCDQGANLIGAVDPGQGLKCGPAI; this comes from the exons ATGGCATCCAGCGCGTTTCAGTTCGCCGAGGGCGAGGATGCGCAGCAACTTGCCCGAGACGCCGATGCTTTATTGCAGCAGGGCTGGGCACAGGATGGAGATGGGATGGGGGTAACGAAGACGTTCCATTTTAAGAGCTATTTCAAGGCTGTG GCGTTTGTTAATATGATTGCAGCCGAGAGTGCATCcaaaaaacatcatcccactATGACAGTG CGGATTGGCTCGGTCGATGTGCACTGGACAACCCATCGCCCACGCGGATTCACACAAAAGGATGTTGCAATGGCACAGCATTGTGATCAGGGCGCTAATCTGATAGGTGCTGTTGATCCTGGTCAGGGACTGAAATGTGGTCCGGCTATCTAG